From the genome of Triticum aestivum cultivar Chinese Spring chromosome 3B, IWGSC CS RefSeq v2.1, whole genome shotgun sequence, one region includes:
- the LOC123069211 gene encoding protein trichome birefringence-like 38: MRRRTVIAATIVALLLVACTAAAAAAALTISKKNQHRPASESSGGSCDMFAGAWLADESYPLYDSASCPFVRGEFDCRRFSRPDKQYLKYRWQPSPPCSPPRFDGLALLRMWGGKKVMFVGDSLALNQYESLLCMLHAAAPDARATVSPRSGRIDPATTVTFDEYNVTLVYYLSHYLVDIVSEKAGRVLKLDKIDEGRNWLGADVLVFDSWHWWPRSGKDQPWDYIQEGSQVAKDMDRTAAFTKALNTWAGWVDANLVQTSAKVFFQGISPSHYRGQEWGASPRKSCAGETEPLNSTGGPYPGGAIPQQAVIRNALARMAKPVYLLDFTYLSQLRKDAHPGKYGGMFGQDCTHWCIAGLPDTWNILFYAALTGQDA, translated from the exons ATGAGGCGCCGCACGGTGATCGCCGCGACCATCGTGGCCCTGCTCCTGGTGGCAtgcaccgcggcggcggcggccgccgcgctGACGATCTCCAAGAAAAACCAGCACCGGCCGGCGTCGGAGTCGTCCGGCGGCTCGTGCGACATGTTCGCCGGGGCCTGGTTGGCGGACGAGTCGTACCCGCTCTACGACTCGGCGAGCTGCCCCTTCGTCCGCGGCGAGTTCGACtgccgccggttcagccgccccgacAAGCAGTATCTCAAGTACCGGTGGCAGCCCAGCCCGCCCTGCTCCCCGCCCAG GTTCGACGGGCTGGCGCTGCTGCGGATGTGGGGCGGCAAGAAGGTGATGTTCGTGGGCGACTCGCTGGCGCTGAACCAGTACGAGTCGCTGCTGTGCATGCTCCACGCGGCGGCGCCCGACGCCCGGGCCACCGTCTCGCCGCGCTCCGGGAGGATCGACCCGGCGACCACCGTCACGTTCGAT GAGTACAACGTGACGCTGGTGTACTACCTGTCGCACTACCTGGTGGACATCGTGAGCGAGAAGGCCGGCCGCGTGCTCAAGCTCGACAAGATCGACGAAGGCCGCAACTGGCTCGGCGCCGACGTGCTCGTCTTCGACTCCTGGCACTGGTGGCCGCGCTCCGGCAAGGACCAGCC CTGGGACTACATCCAGGAGGGCAGCCAGGTGGCCAAGGACATGGACCGGACGGCGGCCTTCACCAAGGCGCTCAACACCTGGGCCGGATGGGTGGACGCCAACCTCGTCCAGACCAGCGCCAAGGTCTTCTTCCAGGGCATCTCCCCCTCTCACTACAG GGGGCAAGAATGGGGCGCCTCGCCGAGGAAGTCGTGCGCGGGGGAGACGGAGCCGCTGAACAGCACCGGGGGGCCGTACCCCGGCGGGGCGATCCCGCAGCAGGCGGTGATCAGGAACGCCCTCGCCCGCATGGCCAAGCCGGTGTACCTGCTGGACTTCACCTACCTGTCGCAGCTGCGGAAGGACGCGCACCCGGGCAAGTACGGCGGCATGTTCGGCCAGGACTGCACCCACTGGTGCATCGCCGGCCTGCCGGACACCTGGAACATCCTCTTCTACGCCGCGCTCACCGGCCAAGATGCTTGA